A genomic stretch from Apis cerana isolate GH-2021 linkage group LG7, AcerK_1.0, whole genome shotgun sequence includes:
- the LOC107993208 gene encoding tetratricopeptide repeat protein 37 isoform X1, with product MSDEIKITLKEARAAFKENKYLDVIKKCKKILKKDQCNYGALMLLAAAMKEIDEYKSQVPLILQKGIQIQADNPLAWHGLITYYEKNLDDNDCYNKLVLAYCKLLQIESDSKFTFILNKISELSLQLKDVATVSQCIEYLSELQKELDDNKIKMIDKVLTRILLDNINKLDKYQDLLKNVFKSSITDFDAIEQQHFYRKYLKILYDKDELIILLKEAINMHQQFPQDIISLEYICRIYCEQNILGENFPDIDITQFYECLLKLNKESEIAAVTKAIYLKKSNDLITAREILKDMLVLKPHSIHGWMALSEISMKLYCWEDAEIAAKRILEIKEYKLKDELKYKMELILVEAMSRCNDKHKWETALQIYEQHLKTHTSMQLDLIHARLSILLNQPNAYILLNNLESKHETKSQANILRALYLKQNKQLDEAVNVLDSVLETSETWLLLGIIYWEMAEYNYSLMAFLNGIKADRYNWKCLVHLGHYYREYGNDMERSRKCYQSALQINPNSEEAGIGLSTAYRLLKNQDANIKLLQVLTVQGSGPRWAWLQLGLQYLDQGNAEQAIKAFQHVIRVDPNDSHCWESLADAYFIRGAYTSALKSYQRVLELCPKSLYPMIQLANIKLIIGQYNEAKNDFEHILIYESHYIPALKGLAETCLALAKEYTAKQFLGRANDCLQQAMNSLIIAIKERKDTSCIWKLLGDICYRVAILPEKYSYLKVSSILIKYEDIENIVLLKKQDMFSLSIRCYCCALSLSPQSALLWHDLALCYLMQLQYDSSINHKNLASKSLAAAKHAVRLNPSIWIHWNLLGVICMSPYIKNFALAQHAYIMAIDIEINNAIVWCNLGTLYLYTENLYKANEAYSRAQRADPAYINSWIGQALIAEMMHRKEAMDLFRHATQLGYHSQAAIGYTHWVLDMILNSDTKKNSLNVYVTENAVFAATDVMTWYIENHPNDCYARNAYGLLLQRQKLYKSAAEQFAVAVCNSINNKKDLVCVNLAHVLIKLKKYNEAIKLCQTVQNINYNSQCHLALALFKAAKYEEAYTTYETTLQFLANTEIEKSYALCAMGAIAYTFQKVNDAKTLLFQCIQIQPPVITGLLAAASLGILHGDINLTTLVLNELQLYENHLEYGYHVVNLSAYFYLIGNDIKKAITILSKAIFTHPSNVKNWIRLLRILLETNIHMFSKCAQKVLFLNKYITSENHAHVACALSYSYFMQNLVPANIIAMQKLVFTYPGNIESWAMFIAVFLSRNFKIVHRSAIKSHKVDIKWLTMLITSVQKNYESTNLMAKWLNDSKKKLKEISVK from the exons atgtcagatgaaataaaaataactttaaaagaaGCTCGTGCAGcatttaaagaaaacaaatatttagatgtgattaaaaaatgtaaaaagatattaaaaaaagatcaatgTAATTATGGTGCACTTATGTTATTGGCGGCTGCAATGAAAGAAATAGATGAATATAAATCACAAGTACcactaattcttcaaaaagGTATACAAATTCAAGCAGATAATCCATTAGCTTGGCATGgtttaataacttattatgaaaaaaatttggatgaTAATGATTGTTATAACAAATTAGTATTGGCTTATTGCAAACTTTTACAAATTGAaag tgACTCTaagtttacatttattttgaataaaatctcAGAGCTTTCATTACAACTCAAAGATGTTGCAACTGTAAGTCAGTGTATTGAGTATTTAAGTGAATTACAAAAAGAATtggatgataataaaattaaaatgattgataaaGTACttacaagaattttattagataatattaataagttagataaatatcaagatttattaaaaaatgtatttaaatcttcaattacTGATTTTGATGCAATTGAACAAcaacatttttatagaaaatatttgaaaatattatatgacaaagatgaattaattattttactgaaAGAAGCCATAAATATGCATCAGCAATTCCCACaagatataatatcattag aatataTATGTCGTATTTACtgtgaacaaaatatattaggtGAAAATTTTCCTGATATTGATATAACACAATTTTATGAATgtcttctaaaattaaataaagagtcTGAAATTGCTGCAGTTACTaaagcaatatatttaaaaaaatcaaatgacTTGATTACGGcacgagaaatattaaaagatatgcTGGTATTAAAACCGCATTCAATACATGGTTGGATGGCACTAAGTGAAATAAGTATGAAACTTTATTGTTGGGAAGATGCAGAAATAGCTGCCAAACGAATATTAGAAATCaaggaatataaattaaaagatgaattaaagtataaaatggAACTAATATTAGTTGAAGCAATGAGTAGGTGTAATGATAAACATAAATGGGAAACTGCTTTGCAAATATATGAACAA catTTAAAAACACATACTTCAATGCAGTTGGATCTTATTCATGCACGTCtcagtatattattaaatcagccaaatgcatatattttattgaataatttggaATCAAAGCATGAAACTAAATCACAAGCTAATATTCTTCGagcgttatatttaaaacaaaacaaacaaTTAGATGAAGCTGTGAATGTTCTTGATTCAGTCTTGGAAACTTCTGAAACATGGTTACTTTTGGGTATAATCTATTGGGAAATGGCAGAATATAATTACAGCTTGATGgcttttttaaatggaataaaagcTGATCGTTATAATTGGAAATGTCTAGTTCATTTAGGTCATTATTATCGCGAATATGGTAATGATATGGAACGTTCTAGAAAATGTTATCAAAGTGCATTACAAATTAATCCAAATTCTGAAGAAGCTGGTATTGGTCTAAGTACAGCATATAGACTTCTTAAAAATCAA gatGCGAATATCAAATTGCTACAAGTATTAACTGTACAAGGTAGTGGTCCTAGATGGGCATGGTTACAATTAGGCTTGCAATATCTAGATCAAGGAAATGCAGAACAAGCTATTAAAGCATTTCAACATGTTATTAGAGTTGATCCTAATGACAg TCATTGTTGGGAATCACTAGCGGACGCATATTTTATACGGGGTGCCTATACATCGGCATTAAAATCTTATCAAAGAGTATTAGAATTGTGTCCAAAATCATTATATCCAATGATACAattagcaaatataaaattg attattggTCAATATAATGAAGCAAAGAATGATTttgaacatatattaatatatgaatcacATTATATTCCTGCTTTAAAAGGATTAGCTGAAACTTGTTTAGCACTAGCAAAAGAATATACTGCAAAACAATTTTTGGGTCGCGCCAATGATTGTTTACAACAAGCAATGAACAGTTTGATTATAGCTATTAAAGAACGTAAGGATACATCCTGTATTTGGAAGTTACTTGGTGATATATGTTATAGAGTAGCAATATTACCTGAGAAATACAGTTATTTAAAAGTATCatccattttaataaaatatgaagatatagaaaatatagtaTTGCTTAAAAAACAAGATATGTTCTCTTTATCTATAAG aTGTTATTGTTGTGCactatctctctctccacaATCAGCTTTACTATGGCATGATTTAGCTTTGTGCTACTTAATGCAACTACAATATGATTCATCAATCAATCATAAAAATCTTGCTAGTAAAAGTCTTGCTGCTGCAAAACATGCTGTTAGATTAAATCCTTCAATATGGATACATTGGAATCTTTTGGGAGTTATTTGTATGTcaccatatataaaaaactttgcATTGGCACAACATGCTTATATTATGGCAattgatatagaaataaataatgccATAGTATGGTGTAATTTGGGAACATTGTATCTATACAcag aaaatttatataaagcaaATGAAGCTTATTCTCGAGCTCAGCGTGCAGATCCAGCATACATAAATAGTTGGATAGGACAGGCTTTAATTGCCGAAATGATGCATCGAAAAGAAGCAATGGATTTATTTAGACATGCAACACAATTAGGATATCACAGTCAAGCTGCCATAGGATATACTCATTGGGTACttgatatgattttaaattctgaTACTAAAAAAAACAGTTTAAATGTATATGTTACAGAAAATGCTGTATTTGCTGCTACTGATGTTATGACATGGTATAtag aaaatcatCCAAATGATTGTTATGCTCGAAATGcatatggattattattacaaagacAGAAACTTTATAAATCAGCTGCAGAACAATTTGCAGTAGCTGTATGTAATagtattaataacaaaaaagatcTAGTTTGTGTAAATTTAGcacatgtattaataaaacttaaaaaatataacgaagctataaaattatgtcaaacagttcaaaatatcaattataattctcaATGTCATTTAGCATTAGCTTTATTCAaag ctgCAAAATATGAAGAAGCATATACCACATATGAAACAACACTACAGTTTTTGGCGAATACAGAAATAGAGAAATCATATGCACTGTGTGCAATGGGCGCAATAGCATATACCTTTCAAAAAGTAAATGATGCAAAAACTTTGCTTTTTCAATGCATCCAAATACAACCGCCTGTTATAACTGGCCTTTTAGCAGCTGCATCATTAGGGATATTACATGGTGATATCAATTTAACTACATTAGTATTAAATGAATtgcaattatatgaaaatcatCTTGAATATGGTTATCATGTTGTGAATTTAtctgcatatttttatttaattggaaatgatattaaaaaagctATTACTATTCTTTCTAAAGCAATTTTTACACATCCTA gtaatgtaaaaaattggaTTCGATTACTCAGGATATTATTGGAAactaatatacatatgtttaGCAAATGTGCTCAGAAAGTATTGTtccttaataaatatattacttctGAAAATCATGCACATGTTGCATGTGCTCTATCTTATagttattttatgcaaaatttagtACCAGCCAATATTATAGCTATGCAAAAACTTGTTTTCACTTATCCTGGTAATATTGAAAGCTGGGCTATGTTTATTGCAGTATTTTTATCAAG aaattttaaaattgttcacAGGTCTGCAATTAAAAGTCATAAAGTTGATATCAAATGGCTCACAATGCTCATAACTAgcgtacaaaaaaattatgaatctaCGAACTTGATGGCCAAATGGTTAAATgacagcaaaaaaaaattaaaagaaatctcCGTTAAAtaa
- the LOC107993208 gene encoding tetratricopeptide repeat protein 37 isoform X2 — MSDEIKITLKEARAAFKENKYLDVIKKCKKILKKDQCNYGALMLLAAAMKEIDEYKSQVPLILQKGIQIQADNPLAWHGLITYYEKNLDDNDCYNKLVLAYCKLLQIESDSKFTFILNKISELSLQLKDVATVSQCIEYLSELQKELDDNKIKMIDKVLTRILLDNINKLDKYQDLLKNVFKSSITDFDAIEQQHFYRKYLKILYDKDELIILLKEAINMHQQFPQDIISLEYICRIYCEQNILGENFPDIDITQFYECLLKLNKESEIAAVTKAIYLKKSNDLITAREILKDMLVLKPHSIHGWMALSEISMKLYCWEDAEIAAKRILEIKEYKLKDELKYKMELILVEAMSRCNDKHKWETALQIYEQHLKTHTSMQLDLIHARLSILLNQPNAYILLNNLESKHETKSQANILRALYLKQNKQLDEAVNVLDSVLETSETWLLLGIIYWEMAEYNYSLMAFLNGIKADRYNWKCLVHLGHYYREYGNDMERSRKCYQSALQINPNSEEAGIGLSTAYRLLKNQDANIKLLQVLTVQGSGPRWAWLQLGLQYLDQGNAEQAIKAFQHVIRVDPNDSHCWESLADAYFIRGAYTSALKSYQRVLELCPKSLYPMIQLANIKLIIGQYNEAKNDFEHILIYESHYIPALKGLAETCLALAKEYTAKQFLGRANDCLQQAMNSLIIAIKERKDTSCIWKLLGDICYRVAILPEKYSYLKVSSILIKYEDIENIVLLKKQDMFSLSIRCYCCALSLSPQSALLWHDLALCYLMQLQYDSSINHKNLASKSLAAAKHAVRLNPSIWIHWNLLGVICMSPYIKNFALAQHAYIMAIDIEINNAIVWCNLGTLYLYTENLYKANEAYSRAQRADPAYINSWIGQALIAEMMHRKEAMDLFRHATQLGYHSQAAIGYTHWVLDMILNSDTKKNSLNVYVTENAVFAATDVMTWYIENHPNDCYARNAYGLLLQRQKLYKSAAEQFAVAVCNSINNKKDLVCVNLAHVLIKLKKYNEAIKLCQTVQNINYNSQCHLALALFKAAKYEEAYTTYETTLQFLANTEIEKSYALCAMGAIAYTFQKVNDAKTLLFQCIQIQPPVITGLLAAASLGILHGDINLTTLVLNELQLYENHLEYGYHVVNLSAYFYLIGNDIKKAITILSKAIFTHPSNVKNWIRLLRILLETNIHMFSKCAQKVLFLNKYITSENHAHVACALSYSYFMQNLVPANIIAMQKLVFTYPGNIESWAMFIAVFLSRSAIKSHKVDIKWLTMLITSVQKNYESTNLMAKWLNDSKKKLKEISVK, encoded by the exons atgtcagatgaaataaaaataactttaaaagaaGCTCGTGCAGcatttaaagaaaacaaatatttagatgtgattaaaaaatgtaaaaagatattaaaaaaagatcaatgTAATTATGGTGCACTTATGTTATTGGCGGCTGCAATGAAAGAAATAGATGAATATAAATCACAAGTACcactaattcttcaaaaagGTATACAAATTCAAGCAGATAATCCATTAGCTTGGCATGgtttaataacttattatgaaaaaaatttggatgaTAATGATTGTTATAACAAATTAGTATTGGCTTATTGCAAACTTTTACAAATTGAaag tgACTCTaagtttacatttattttgaataaaatctcAGAGCTTTCATTACAACTCAAAGATGTTGCAACTGTAAGTCAGTGTATTGAGTATTTAAGTGAATTACAAAAAGAATtggatgataataaaattaaaatgattgataaaGTACttacaagaattttattagataatattaataagttagataaatatcaagatttattaaaaaatgtatttaaatcttcaattacTGATTTTGATGCAATTGAACAAcaacatttttatagaaaatatttgaaaatattatatgacaaagatgaattaattattttactgaaAGAAGCCATAAATATGCATCAGCAATTCCCACaagatataatatcattag aatataTATGTCGTATTTACtgtgaacaaaatatattaggtGAAAATTTTCCTGATATTGATATAACACAATTTTATGAATgtcttctaaaattaaataaagagtcTGAAATTGCTGCAGTTACTaaagcaatatatttaaaaaaatcaaatgacTTGATTACGGcacgagaaatattaaaagatatgcTGGTATTAAAACCGCATTCAATACATGGTTGGATGGCACTAAGTGAAATAAGTATGAAACTTTATTGTTGGGAAGATGCAGAAATAGCTGCCAAACGAATATTAGAAATCaaggaatataaattaaaagatgaattaaagtataaaatggAACTAATATTAGTTGAAGCAATGAGTAGGTGTAATGATAAACATAAATGGGAAACTGCTTTGCAAATATATGAACAA catTTAAAAACACATACTTCAATGCAGTTGGATCTTATTCATGCACGTCtcagtatattattaaatcagccaaatgcatatattttattgaataatttggaATCAAAGCATGAAACTAAATCACAAGCTAATATTCTTCGagcgttatatttaaaacaaaacaaacaaTTAGATGAAGCTGTGAATGTTCTTGATTCAGTCTTGGAAACTTCTGAAACATGGTTACTTTTGGGTATAATCTATTGGGAAATGGCAGAATATAATTACAGCTTGATGgcttttttaaatggaataaaagcTGATCGTTATAATTGGAAATGTCTAGTTCATTTAGGTCATTATTATCGCGAATATGGTAATGATATGGAACGTTCTAGAAAATGTTATCAAAGTGCATTACAAATTAATCCAAATTCTGAAGAAGCTGGTATTGGTCTAAGTACAGCATATAGACTTCTTAAAAATCAA gatGCGAATATCAAATTGCTACAAGTATTAACTGTACAAGGTAGTGGTCCTAGATGGGCATGGTTACAATTAGGCTTGCAATATCTAGATCAAGGAAATGCAGAACAAGCTATTAAAGCATTTCAACATGTTATTAGAGTTGATCCTAATGACAg TCATTGTTGGGAATCACTAGCGGACGCATATTTTATACGGGGTGCCTATACATCGGCATTAAAATCTTATCAAAGAGTATTAGAATTGTGTCCAAAATCATTATATCCAATGATACAattagcaaatataaaattg attattggTCAATATAATGAAGCAAAGAATGATTttgaacatatattaatatatgaatcacATTATATTCCTGCTTTAAAAGGATTAGCTGAAACTTGTTTAGCACTAGCAAAAGAATATACTGCAAAACAATTTTTGGGTCGCGCCAATGATTGTTTACAACAAGCAATGAACAGTTTGATTATAGCTATTAAAGAACGTAAGGATACATCCTGTATTTGGAAGTTACTTGGTGATATATGTTATAGAGTAGCAATATTACCTGAGAAATACAGTTATTTAAAAGTATCatccattttaataaaatatgaagatatagaaaatatagtaTTGCTTAAAAAACAAGATATGTTCTCTTTATCTATAAG aTGTTATTGTTGTGCactatctctctctccacaATCAGCTTTACTATGGCATGATTTAGCTTTGTGCTACTTAATGCAACTACAATATGATTCATCAATCAATCATAAAAATCTTGCTAGTAAAAGTCTTGCTGCTGCAAAACATGCTGTTAGATTAAATCCTTCAATATGGATACATTGGAATCTTTTGGGAGTTATTTGTATGTcaccatatataaaaaactttgcATTGGCACAACATGCTTATATTATGGCAattgatatagaaataaataatgccATAGTATGGTGTAATTTGGGAACATTGTATCTATACAcag aaaatttatataaagcaaATGAAGCTTATTCTCGAGCTCAGCGTGCAGATCCAGCATACATAAATAGTTGGATAGGACAGGCTTTAATTGCCGAAATGATGCATCGAAAAGAAGCAATGGATTTATTTAGACATGCAACACAATTAGGATATCACAGTCAAGCTGCCATAGGATATACTCATTGGGTACttgatatgattttaaattctgaTACTAAAAAAAACAGTTTAAATGTATATGTTACAGAAAATGCTGTATTTGCTGCTACTGATGTTATGACATGGTATAtag aaaatcatCCAAATGATTGTTATGCTCGAAATGcatatggattattattacaaagacAGAAACTTTATAAATCAGCTGCAGAACAATTTGCAGTAGCTGTATGTAATagtattaataacaaaaaagatcTAGTTTGTGTAAATTTAGcacatgtattaataaaacttaaaaaatataacgaagctataaaattatgtcaaacagttcaaaatatcaattataattctcaATGTCATTTAGCATTAGCTTTATTCAaag ctgCAAAATATGAAGAAGCATATACCACATATGAAACAACACTACAGTTTTTGGCGAATACAGAAATAGAGAAATCATATGCACTGTGTGCAATGGGCGCAATAGCATATACCTTTCAAAAAGTAAATGATGCAAAAACTTTGCTTTTTCAATGCATCCAAATACAACCGCCTGTTATAACTGGCCTTTTAGCAGCTGCATCATTAGGGATATTACATGGTGATATCAATTTAACTACATTAGTATTAAATGAATtgcaattatatgaaaatcatCTTGAATATGGTTATCATGTTGTGAATTTAtctgcatatttttatttaattggaaatgatattaaaaaagctATTACTATTCTTTCTAAAGCAATTTTTACACATCCTA gtaatgtaaaaaattggaTTCGATTACTCAGGATATTATTGGAAactaatatacatatgtttaGCAAATGTGCTCAGAAAGTATTGTtccttaataaatatattacttctGAAAATCATGCACATGTTGCATGTGCTCTATCTTATagttattttatgcaaaatttagtACCAGCCAATATTATAGCTATGCAAAAACTTGTTTTCACTTATCCTGGTAATATTGAAAGCTGGGCTATGTTTATTGCAGTATTTTTATCAAG GTCTGCAATTAAAAGTCATAAAGTTGATATCAAATGGCTCACAATGCTCATAACTAgcgtacaaaaaaattatgaatctaCGAACTTGATGGCCAAATGGTTAAATgacagcaaaaaaaaattaaaagaaatctcCGTTAAAtaa